GCGTTCACCTTGGCCTCCAGCTCGGAGGCAACCCGCTCATACAGGGCGAGCTCGTCGTCGCTCAGGTTCACGTTGGCAAAGATGCGGTCGCGCGCAAATACGTAGTCGAACACCACCAGGTCGGCGAAGAGGTCGCGCTGGTTGAGCTGCAACTGCTGCTTGTAGCGGTTCATGAGGAAGACGAGCTGGGCCTGGAAGGCATATGCCCCCGCGTCTTCGTAGAACCGTTCCAGGAAGGGATTGTCGTCGACCCGGTCCTCGACCATGCGGCCGCCCAGGCGCTTCACGATGAGCCGCGCCAGCGAGGTCTTGCCCACGCCGATGCTACCCTCGATGGCGATGCGCCCGAAACCGCGTTCCAGGATCCCCCGGCGAATATCGGCGTAGCTCGCGTCCACATCAACCCCGCGTTATCAGCGACCATCCCCCCACCCGGACCACGGCCAAGCCGTCGGGCAGGGCGTCGACGAGTTCCTCGATCGGGCGCCCGCTCCTGGGGCATCGGAAACCGGGCGCCAGTTCCCGCAGCGGATGCAGGACGAAGGCGCGCCGGTGATAGCGCGGATGGGGGAGAATAAGCCCCGGCGCCTCCAGAACCTCGCCGGCATAGTCGACCAGGTCCAGGTCGATTTCACGGGATTCCCCGTGTCCGCCGCTGCGCCCCACCTCGGCTTCGATCGATTTCATTCGCTCTAACAAATCGGCCGGGTCATGTAAAGCAACAACCTGCGCAACCGCATTGATAAAGCGGGGCGCACCGGGGATGTCTTCGGGGTCAGACTCGTAGAGCCCGCTGACGCGGAGCAGGCGGGCGGCCCCGCGCCGCTGCAACAGACGGGCGGCACGGAGGATGTTGGCCTCGCGGCGGCCGAGGTTGGCGCCGAGGGCCACGTACGCGATGCGGGGCATTCGACTCCGTTCCGGCCCGGCGGCACGGGCGGCGCGTCACATGACGGGCGCCTCGCGAACGAGGCACACCTCGACGTGCGAGAGGTTGTTCGGAAACGGGAGGTTGAGCTTGCGCAGGCGGATCTCGACGCGCGACACCGGAAACCCGGCAATGATGGCCGCGCAGATCTCGTCGCCGAGCGCCTCCAGGAGCCGGTAGCGCTTCTCGCCCCCGACCACCTCCATCACCTTGCTGTACACGGCTTCGTAGTTGATGGTGTCCTGCAGCGAGTCGCTCCGGCACGCGGCGGCGAGGTCGCTGTGGATGTCCAGATCGATCTGGATCTTCTGACCGACCTCCCGCTCCGCCGGCGAGACGCCATAGAAGCCGAAGACCGTGATGTCCTTCAAACGAATGATGTCTGCCACGTGCGTATCGCTACTGGACCGCGCCGGATATATCCACCGACAGGATACCGGGCGTATCCGGGCTGAAAAACGTGGGAGAGTGGAGGATGTTCCCCGCACCCCAGACCGGGCTCAGCGACATCACCGGGCGGTAGACGGCGGCGTCGCCGGCCGGGAACGTTCCGGTCAAGGCCACCGACTTCGTGAGCACGCCGCCGGAAAGATCCACGATCTCCAGCCACGCCAGTCCGGCGCGCGTGACACGGAAGACCATCCACTGGTCGTCGGGCGAGAAGGCTATGTCGCGCACGATGTCTCCGGGCAGCGCCTGGTAGCGCAGCTGCGCCGTGGTGCCGGTCACCGTGAATACCTGCGCAACCGACGCGTCGTCCGCGTTCTTGCCGGTGGCGGACACGCCGAGCAGCGTCCCGTTGACGGACCACTTCAACTCCTGGACCGAAATCGGCAGGCCGGAAACGTCCACCAGGCTCGCCCCGGAACCGCTTGTGGTCATGAGGTAGAGGATGTTGTCACCACTCACGATGGCCAGCGTGGAAGCCATCGGGTTCCACGCGCGCAACGGGCGCGCCGGCACGCCTCCGGGCAGCGTCAGGGCCATGGTCCCGCCGGTGTCGGTCAGCCGAACCAGGCTCGACTGATTCGTGTCCACGTTGGTGCCCGCAACCGGCATCCCGTAGACCTCCCACTGATTCGCGCCGCCACGATCCGAGATGAACGTGAGCCAGTTCTGGTCGGTCGAGAACGTGGGGTAGTAGTTCTTGTGATTCGAGTGGTTCCCGGTTGCGCGTACGCGCGTCGGTCCCGCGGGCCAGTAGATGAAAATGTCGATGGAATCCAGCGACGCGCTGAACACGTTGGTGACAGTCCCCTGGAAGGCGATCATCTGCGCGTCGGGCGAGACGGCCGGATTGGCGAACTGGTTGCGCCGCCCCGAATCGAACGGCGCCAGGTCCTGGCTGATCCTTTGCAGCGTGCCGAGCGTCAAGTCGCCCACGTAGATCTGCCGTTGCTTCGGGTTGGGGTTGGCGACCGTGAGCGAGTTGGGTTCGGCGACGGTGGTCGCATGAACCTCGAAGGCGAGGTTCGGGGCGTAGACCAGCTCGAAGCCGGTCGGACGCACCGGGCTCACCGCGTCCGAGGCCACGCCGCTGATGTACGACCAGGTCTCAACACCGAGCGATACGTCGGGAGAACGAAGGTAGTAGAAATCGATGCCACCGGGCAGGAGGGTCACCGCGCCCGCCTCCGTCCCAATCAGCGTCTCCTGCTCACCCACGAACAGCGTGGTCTTCGAGCTTACGGTGCCGGCATCATTGGTGGCCTTTACCGTCACGGTATAGAAGCCGATGGCGGCCGGCGCCACCCAGCGCACCGTCATCTTGTTGTCCTCGACAAACTCCCCGCCGTCGGCGGTCCATGCGGTGGTCGGAATGTCCCCCACATTCGCCGAACTCGACCGGATGTCGGCGGTCAGCGCGATGGTGTCGCCGGGAGTCGCGGCCTTGGGCGATACGATGATCTGCTGGACCTTCAGAGGCGTCGACGCGGGAGTGGTGGTGTCGCTGTTCTTGTTGTCATCGCACGCCGCAAGCGACGCCAGCACGGCTGCGAGACAGATAAGACGAACCGATAGAACCGTC
The Candidatus Krumholzibacteriia bacterium genome window above contains:
- the folK gene encoding 2-amino-4-hydroxy-6-hydroxymethyldihydropteridine diphosphokinase, which produces MPRIAYVALGANLGRREANILRAARLLQRRGAARLLRVSGLYESDPEDIPGAPRFINAVAQVVALHDPADLLERMKSIEAEVGRSGGHGESREIDLDLVDYAGEVLEAPGLILPHPRYHRRAFVLHPLRELAPGFRCPRSGRPIEELVDALPDGLAVVRVGGWSLITRG
- the folB gene encoding dihydroneopterin aldolase gives rise to the protein MADIIRLKDITVFGFYGVSPAEREVGQKIQIDLDIHSDLAAACRSDSLQDTINYEAVYSKVMEVVGGEKRYRLLEALGDEICAAIIAGFPVSRVEIRLRKLNLPFPNNLSHVEVCLVREAPVM
- a CDS encoding deoxynucleoside kinase codes for the protein MDASYADIRRGILERGFGRIAIEGSIGVGKTSLARLIVKRLGGRMVEDRVDDNPFLERFYEDAGAYAFQAQLVFLMNRYKQQLQLNQRDLFADLVVFDYVFARDRIFANVNLSDDELALYERVASELEAKVNAPDLAIYLQASGQVLFDRIQARGRDFERPLSRDYLDVLNEAFNHFFFNYSAGPLLVVNTDAMDFVNDERHFVDLLTRLTEPVVNTEFYVPSWEDR